Proteins encoded by one window of Triplophysa rosa linkage group LG19, Trosa_1v2, whole genome shotgun sequence:
- the LOC130569877 gene encoding C-C chemokine receptor type 8-like, with amino-acid sequence MHNPSVNITTPEASTIFTNGSMTLSDILKIFLCSINVLFGVPTNSYVIWLIVTGTESSIISRFFNLNLSVCEIGNCLNSFLFILLFLSSSLTPVSNFFQGLGITGRPLFQCLISVERYLAVVHPVIFLKYKPLRYRVMFSTGAWIICLVSCFCCIFILVSFDFCFFTLFFLVQYLVFLSIQLFCLTAVLRALKQSGPGERGREREEENHMKRRAFHLILITTVSTLITYGPFTIAGIISIVPNTHMDLMTVWVSALICYLLAGFVQPVLFLQRAGKLSCLCCSA; translated from the coding sequence ATGCATAACCCTAGTGTGAACATCACTACACCTGAGGCATCTACAATCTTTACAAATGGGTCAATGACACTTagtgatattttgaaaatttttCTTTGCAGCATCAATGTCCTGTTTGGTGTTCCCACAAACTCCTATGTTATTTGGCTTATCGTCACAGGAACAGAAAGTTCAATTATATCGAGATTTTTCAACCTCAATCTTTCAGTTTGTGAGATCGGTAACTGTCTGAATTCGTTCCtttttattctgttattttTGTCATCAAGTCTCACACCAGTATCCAATTTTTTTCAAGGACTGGGCATCACCGGTCGTCCtctgtttcagtgtttgatctCTGTTGAGCGTTACCTGGCGGTGGTTCATCCTGTAATCTTTCTGAAGTACAAACCTCTCAGATATAGAGTCATGTTCTCCACCGGTGCCTGGATCATTTgtcttgtttcttgtttttgctgCATCTTTATTTTGGTCTCATTTGACTTCTGTTTTTTCACATTGTTCTTTTTGGTTCAGTACCTCGTCTTCCTCTCCATCCAGTTGTTTTGCCTTACGGCTGTTCTCAGAGCTCTGAAGCAGTCAGgaccaggagagagagggagagagagagaggaggaaaaccACATGAAGAGAAGAGCGTTTCATCTCATTCTAATAACTACTGTAAGCACACTTATCACATACGGCCCATTTACTATTGCAGGAATCATTAGCATTGTGCCAAACACTCATATGGATCTTATGACAGTTTGGGTTTCAGCTTTGATCTGTTATTTGCTGGCTGGTTTTGTTCAGCCTGTTCTTTTTCTGCAGAGAGCTGGAAAACTCTCCTGCCTCTGCTGCTCTGCATAA
- the LOC130569878 gene encoding somatostatin receptor type 5-like: MDNSIVNFTTPQASTNSTSPSSGPTTLEDGLKMFICCLNVLFGVPTHSYVIWLIVTETGSSFVSRFFILNLSVCEIGNCLHGLLVLLAFLFSSLTAASHFFQGLGITGRPLFQCLMCVERYLAVVHPVTFLKYKPLRYRVMFSTAAWIICLVSCSSCIFILVSFEFDIFTWFFSVQFLIFLSIQLFCLMAVLRALKQSGPGERGREREEENHMKRRAFYLILITTVSMIILYVPFVILGFVIILTKQNIIGFWFSVVVCYVVAGFIQPVVYLHSAGKLFCLRSA, from the coding sequence ATGGATAACTCGATAGTGAACTTCACTACACCTCAAGCATCCACAAACTCCACATCTCCTTCATCTGGGCCAACAACACTTGAAGAcggattaaaaatgtttatctgCTGTTTAAATGTCCTGTTTGGTGTTCCCACACACTCCTACGTTATCTGGCTCATCGTCACAGAAACAGGAAGTTCATTTGTTTCCAGATTTTTTATTCTTAATCTTTCAGTGTGTGAGATTGGTAACTGTCTGCATGGTTTGCTTGTTCTTCTGGCATTTTTGTTTTCAAGCCTCACAGCAGCAAGCCATTTTTTCCAAGGACTAGGCATCACCGGTCGTCCTCTGTTTCAGTGTCTGATGTGTGTGGAGCGTTACCTGGCGGTGGTTCATCCTGTTACCTTTCTGAAGTACAAACCTCTCAGATATAGAGTCATGTTCTCCACCGCTGCCTGGATCATTTGTCTTGTGTCCTGTTCGAGCTGCATCTTCATTTTGGTCTCATTTGAATTCGACATTTTTACATGGTTCTTCTCGGTTCAGTTCCTCATCTTCCTCTCTATTCAATTGTTTTGCCTTATGGCTGTTCTCCGAGCTCTGAAGCAGTCAGgaccaggagagagagggagagagagagaggaggaaaaccACATGAAGAGAAGAGCGTTTTATCTCATTCTCATAACTACTGTGAGCATGATTATTCTTTATGTGCCCTTTGTTATCTTAGGGtttgttattattttgacaAAACAGAATATTATTGGATTTTGGTTTTCTGTTGTGGTTTGTTATGTTGTTGCTGGTTTTATACAGCCTGTTGTTTATCTACACAGTGCTGGAAAACTCTTCTGCCTCCGTTCTGCATAA